From the Candidatus Nanopelagicales bacterium genome, one window contains:
- the ispG gene encoding flavodoxin-dependent (E)-4-hydroxy-3-methylbut-2-enyl-diphosphate synthase has protein sequence MSIALGMPEAPPPVLHERRTTRQLLLRHPTHPVLIGGGAPISVQSMTTTVTADVDATLQQIAQLTATGCQIVRVAVPSQDDAEALSQIAKKSGIPVIADIHFQPKYVFAAIDAGCAAVRVNPGNIREFDGRVGEIAKAAKDSGTPIRIGVNAGSLDKRLLAKYGKATPEALAESALWEASLFEEHDFHDIKISVKHHDPVVMVKAYQLLASQCDYPLHLGVTEAGPQFQGTIKSAVAFGALLSQGIGDTIRVSLSAPPEEEVKVGIGILESLNLRQRGLEIVSCPSCGRAQVDVYTLAEQVTAGLEGMEVPLRVAVMGCVVNGPGEARDADLGVASGNGKGQIFVKGEVIKTVPEALIVETLIEEAMRLAETIQVETHDDAVGPSVTVS, from the coding sequence CTCATCGGCGGCGGCGCACCCATCAGCGTGCAATCGATGACCACGACGGTCACTGCGGATGTCGATGCCACGCTGCAGCAGATCGCGCAGTTGACCGCGACCGGCTGCCAAATCGTTCGGGTTGCGGTGCCGAGTCAAGATGACGCCGAGGCACTCAGTCAGATCGCCAAGAAGTCCGGGATCCCAGTGATCGCCGACATTCACTTCCAACCCAAGTACGTCTTCGCCGCCATCGATGCCGGGTGCGCTGCCGTTCGGGTCAACCCCGGCAACATCCGCGAGTTCGACGGCCGCGTCGGCGAGATTGCCAAGGCCGCGAAGGACTCCGGTACTCCTATCCGGATCGGAGTGAACGCGGGGTCGCTGGACAAGCGACTGCTCGCCAAGTACGGCAAAGCGACGCCGGAAGCCCTCGCTGAGTCGGCCCTGTGGGAAGCAAGTCTGTTCGAAGAGCACGACTTCCACGACATCAAGATCTCGGTCAAGCACCACGACCCGGTGGTGATGGTCAAGGCATACCAACTACTGGCCAGTCAGTGCGACTACCCACTCCACCTCGGCGTCACCGAGGCCGGACCGCAGTTCCAGGGGACGATCAAGTCCGCCGTCGCATTCGGGGCGCTACTGAGCCAGGGCATCGGGGACACGATCCGAGTCTCGCTGTCGGCGCCGCCGGAGGAAGAGGTCAAGGTGGGCATTGGCATCTTGGAATCGTTGAATCTGCGCCAACGCGGCCTGGAGATCGTCAGTTGTCCGTCGTGCGGGCGTGCCCAGGTCGACGTGTACACCCTCGCCGAGCAGGTCACTGCTGGTCTGGAGGGCATGGAGGTGCCGTTGCGGGTGGCGGTGATGGGCTGTGTTGTCAACGGACCTGGCGAGGCCCGGGATGCTGACCTCGGTGTCGCGTCGGGCAACGGCAAGGGGCAGATCTTCGTCAAGGGTGAAGTCATCAAAACAGTGCCTGAGGCATTGATCGTCGAGACCCTGATCGAAGAGGCAATGCGGCTCGCGGAGACAATCCAGGTGGAGACCCACGATGACGCTGTCGGTCCCTCAGTCACGGTCAGCTGA
- a CDS encoding DUF4081 domain-containing protein translates to MTLSVPQSRSADGTGGTLRVLQSEDLPALRALLRRDPDAYVVVSERIEAGALIPAASGGQSWGWFTGAGLESAIYLGANTIPIETTEASRWAFAQRLTRGGRRSSAIVGHHHEVLPLWELLAASWGPCREIRGDQPLMALEHTPEHSVDFRVKVADEADLEPLMPASIAMFTEEVGVSPVSGGREAGYRARLLESIRAGRVFTRIERGEVIFKAEVGAVSTASSQLQGVWVTPRLRQTGLAAPAVAGVVRLSMLQHARRISLYANAHNTAALRTYARVGFRQTGTFATVLF, encoded by the coding sequence ATGACGCTGTCGGTCCCTCAGTCACGGTCAGCTGACGGAACCGGCGGGACCCTGCGGGTTCTGCAGTCCGAGGACCTGCCGGCTCTGCGTGCGCTGCTTCGCCGAGATCCAGACGCCTACGTCGTTGTTTCCGAACGCATCGAGGCCGGCGCGCTGATACCAGCGGCAAGCGGTGGCCAGAGTTGGGGCTGGTTCACTGGCGCCGGACTCGAATCGGCGATCTACCTCGGTGCCAACACCATCCCGATCGAGACCACCGAAGCGAGCCGGTGGGCTTTTGCCCAACGGCTGACGCGAGGCGGTCGACGCAGTTCGGCAATCGTCGGTCACCATCACGAGGTCCTACCGCTGTGGGAGTTGCTGGCCGCAAGCTGGGGTCCCTGCCGCGAGATCCGAGGTGACCAGCCGCTGATGGCTTTGGAACACACACCTGAGCACTCTGTCGATTTCCGGGTCAAAGTCGCCGATGAGGCCGATCTCGAGCCGCTAATGCCGGCATCAATAGCGATGTTCACCGAAGAGGTCGGAGTCTCGCCGGTATCCGGCGGGCGGGAAGCGGGATACCGCGCCCGGCTGCTCGAATCCATCCGAGCGGGACGGGTGTTCACCCGGATCGAACGCGGTGAAGTGATCTTCAAGGCGGAGGTCGGCGCCGTGTCGACAGCCAGTTCCCAGCTGCAAGGCGTGTGGGTCACCCCGAGACTGCGCCAAACAGGGCTCGCCGCTCCGGCCGTGGCTGGCGTCGTGAGACTCTCGATGCTCCAACACGCCAGGCGCATCAGCCTCTACGCCAACGCCCACAACACGGCGGCGCTGCGCACGTACGCCCGCGTAGGCTTCCGACAGACTGGAACCTTCGCGACCGTCCTCTTCTGA